From the Pseudomonadota bacterium genome, the window CGGACAACAAAAAGGGTGAATACTATCTCACCGATATATGCAGTATTGCAAAAAGAAAGGGCTTGAGTGTGAAGGGTTATCATTACCAAAAGGCTTCTGAAGTGCTGGGTATAAACACAAGGAAGGAACTGCTGGAAGCCAACATCACGATGAAAGAGAGGATACTTGATAAACACATGCAAAATGGCGTGACGCTCCTCGACAGGAACATTTTTATAGAGGCAAATGTAAGGATAGGCAGGGATACAATAATATCCCCAAACTGCCACCTCATTGGGAATACCATCATCGGAGAAGATGTAATAATCGGTCCGAATACAATAATAAAAGATGCAAAAATACATGGGAATGTGGATATAGAGGGATTTGTTGTCATTGATGGAGCAGAAATCAAAGAAGGTACAAGGATTGGGCCCTTTTCCCGAATAAGACCCTTTACACTTATTGGAAAAGGCGTAGAGATAGGAAATTTCGTGGAAATCAAAAATTCAGTAATACAGGACAAGGCAAAGGCGAATCATCTTTCTTATATCGGTGATGCCGAGATAGGCAGGCAGGTTAACATAGGGGCAGGCACTATTACTTGTAATTACGATGGCAAAAAGAAGCACAAGACTATTATTGAAGACAATGTATTTGTGGGAAGCAATACAGAGCTCATTGCACCTATCCGAATCGGTAAGAATGCTGTAATCGGGGCAGGCTCAACCATAACAAAGGACGTGCCAGAGGGTGCCCTCGCTATAAGCAGGACAAAGCAGAAGCATGTAAAAGGATACGGGAGGAAAAAAGGTGTGCGGAATAGTAGGATATAAAGGGAAAAACGAAGCCTGTAATATACTGATTGAAGCATTGAAAAAACTGGAATACAGGGGCTACGACTCCGCTGGCATTGCTATCTGGAATGAAGGGAAGATAGAGATTGCAAGAAAAAAGGGTAAGGTGGATGATTTAAGAAAGGCTGTCTGTGATAATGACAGCTTTAAAGGTAAGATGGGTCTTGCCCACACAAGATGGGCTACCCACGGCACGCCTTCAGAGAGAAATGCCCATCCTCACAGGGCCGGTGACGTTGTCGTTGTCCATAACGGTATCATTGAAAATTACATAGAGATAAAAGAAAGATTAAGGGAGGAAGGCCATAAGTTTCTATCAGATACGGATACAGAGGTAATCCCCCACCTCATTACGAGCTATTTAGAAAAGGGCAAGGGCTTTATAGATGCAGTAAGGGCAACACTTCAGGAGCTAAGAGGTTCTTATGCCCTCGGCATTATAAGGGAAAAAGAAAAAATCATGGTAGCTGCAAAAAAGGAAAGCCCCCTTGTCGTTGGCGTAGGTGATGGAGAGTATTTTATCGCCAGCGATGTCCCTGCTATTCTCGATAGAACAAAAAGGTTCATATTCCTTGAAGACAACGATATTGCCATCTTTAAAGACGGGAAACTTTCGTTCATAA encodes:
- the glmU gene encoding bifunctional UDP-N-acetylglucosamine diphosphorylase/glucosamine-1-phosphate N-acetyltransferase GlmU, with protein sequence MKKLNIVILAAGKGERMLSKKPKVMHEIMGRPMIGYVVERAKELSPARIVVVVGYGREKVEAYLKGYNIDYSIQTKQKGTAHALLTAIEFIKDGDVLVLYGDVPLIESATLKNFLKFYEKFKAITFMITDVDDPSGYGRAIIEKDEILKIIEEADTTPEERKIKRINTGICIIPRQSFNLLKAIKPDNKKGEYYLTDICSIAKRKGLSVKGYHYQKASEVLGINTRKELLEANITMKERILDKHMQNGVTLLDRNIFIEANVRIGRDTIISPNCHLIGNTIIGEDVIIGPNTIIKDAKIHGNVDIEGFVVIDGAEIKEGTRIGPFSRIRPFTLIGKGVEIGNFVEIKNSVIQDKAKANHLSYIGDAEIGRQVNIGAGTITCNYDGKKKHKTIIEDNVFVGSNTELIAPIRIGKNAVIGAGSTITKDVPEGALAISRTKQKHVKGYGRKKGVRNSRI